One segment of Manihot esculenta cultivar AM560-2 chromosome 4, M.esculenta_v8, whole genome shotgun sequence DNA contains the following:
- the LOC110613593 gene encoding uncharacterized protein LOC110613593 isoform X1: MEDQSLQRSNNWLEGLSKGLCHELELFSLHGLKIVQAHRGFIRCSFVVSNRICDGDGNWHVGALATLIDDVGAAAIFSLSGHIKASLDFSISFYSTAKIHDKVEIEAKVVGEKGRLMSVVVEVRRKDNGELIALAKQWMAFHSIAISGFFDRDR; this comes from the exons ATGGAAGACCAGAGTCTACAGAGATCCAATAACTGGCTGGAAGGTCTATCTAAGGGTTTATGTCATGAACTGGAGCTCTTTTCTCTCCATGGCCTGAAAATTGTGCAGGCACATCGGGGTTTTATACGCTGTAGTTTCGTGGTCTCCAATCGCATATGT GATGGAGATGGGAATTGGCATGTGGGTGCTTTGGCTACTTTGATTGATGATGTTGGAGCTGCTGCTATATTCTCTTTGAGTGGCCACATTAAAGCATCTCTTGATTTCAGCATTTCTTTTTATTCTACAGCTAAGATTCAT GACAAGGTGGAGATAGAGGCAAAGGTTGTAGGAGAGAAGGGAAGGCTAATGTCAGTAGTTGTGGAAGTAAGGAGGAAGGATAATGGAGAATTAATTGCTTTAGCTAAGCAATGGATGGCCTTCCACAGTATTGCAA
- the LOC110612881 gene encoding protein PLANT CADMIUM RESISTANCE 8, with protein sequence MGRPETSEIDGTTQHSAPQPAEVAPQTWHQVGENIQPGILHQDYSSTAPVVLDNNIVLGHPWTTGLFDCHEHQTNAIMTAFFPCVTFGQIVEVLDEGQLTCPLGSLIYVIMMPSLCFQWIMGSKYREKLRRIYNLVEAPYSDVISHFFCPYCSLCQEFRELRNRGLDPALGWNGILAQQQGRHYHHEQVNVPPPGQVMSR encoded by the exons ATGGGTAGGCCTGAAACCAGTGAGATTGATGGAACAACGCAGCACTCGGCTCCTCAGCCTGCAGAAGTTGCACCACAGACTTGGCATCAAGTTGGGGAAAATATTCAACCTGGGATTCTTCATCAAGATTATTCCTCTACAGCTCCAGTGGTGCTTGACAATAACATAGTTCTTGGACATCCTTGGACGACAGGATTATTCGACTGTCATGAACATCAAACAAATG CTATTATGACAGCATTTTTCCCTTGTGTAACATTTGGGCAGATCGTGGAAGTCCTGGATGAGGGACAATTGA CTTGTCCTTTGGGGAGTTTGATCTACGTAATAATGATGCCTAGCTTGTGCTTTCAATGGATTATGGGCTCCAAATACAGAGAAAAATTGAGGAGGATTTATAATTTGGTAGAAGCTCCTTACAGTGATGTGATCTCTCACTTCTTCTGCCCATATTGCTCTCTTTGTCAGGAGTTTAGAGAGCTCAGAAACAGAGGACTTGATCCTGCTCTGG GATGGAATGGGATACTTGCTCAACAACAAGGAAGACATTATCATCATGAACAAGTAAATGTTCCTCCTCCAGGTCAAGTGATGTCTAGGTGA
- the LOC110613593 gene encoding uncharacterized protein LOC110613593 isoform X2 → MEDQSLQRSNNWLEGLSKGLCHELELFSLHGLKIVQAHRGFIRCSFVVSNRICDGDGNWHVGALATLIDDVGAAAIFSLSGHIKASLDFSISFYSTAKIHDKVEIEAKVVGEKGRLMSVVVEVRRKDNGELIALAKQWMAFHSIASFFDRDR, encoded by the exons ATGGAAGACCAGAGTCTACAGAGATCCAATAACTGGCTGGAAGGTCTATCTAAGGGTTTATGTCATGAACTGGAGCTCTTTTCTCTCCATGGCCTGAAAATTGTGCAGGCACATCGGGGTTTTATACGCTGTAGTTTCGTGGTCTCCAATCGCATATGT GATGGAGATGGGAATTGGCATGTGGGTGCTTTGGCTACTTTGATTGATGATGTTGGAGCTGCTGCTATATTCTCTTTGAGTGGCCACATTAAAGCATCTCTTGATTTCAGCATTTCTTTTTATTCTACAGCTAAGATTCAT GACAAGGTGGAGATAGAGGCAAAGGTTGTAGGAGAGAAGGGAAGGCTAATGTCAGTAGTTGTGGAAGTAAGGAGGAAGGATAATGGAGAATTAATTGCTTTAGCTAAGCAATGGATGGCCTTCCACAGTATTGCAA